In Cervus elaphus chromosome 7, mCerEla1.1, whole genome shotgun sequence, the following proteins share a genomic window:
- the LOC122697341 gene encoding BOLA class I histocompatibility antigen, alpha chain BL3-7 isoform X32 has product MRVMGPGTLLLLLLGVLVLSSTRAGSHSMRYFSTAVSRPGLGQPRYLEVGYVDDTQFVRFDSDAPDPRMEPRARWVEQEGPEYWDEETQRAKDLAQNFRANLNTLRGYYNQSEAWSHTLQLMYSCDVGPGGRLLRGFWQYAYDGRDYISLNEDLRSWTAADTAAQITKRKLEAAGDAERKRNYLEGTCVEWLRRYLENGKDTLLRADPPKAHVTHHPISDHEVTLRCWALGFYPEEISVIWQHDGEDQTQDMELVETRPSGDRTFQKWAALVVPSGEEQRYTCHVQHEGLQEPLTLRWEPPQTSFLTMGIIVGLVLLVVTVVAGAVIWRKKRSGEKGRIYTQAASSDSAQSSDVSLTVPKV; this is encoded by the exons ATGCGAGTCATGGGGCCCGGAACCCTCCTCCTGCTGCTCTTGGGAGTCCTGGTCCTGAGCAGTACCCGGGCTG gctcCCACTCCATGAGGTATTTCAGCACCGCCGTGTCCCGGCCTGGCCTCGGGCAGCCCAGATACCTGGAAGTTGGCTACGTGGACGACACGCAGTTCGTGCGGTTCGACAGCGACGCCCCGGATCCGAGGATGGAGCCGCGGGCGCGGTGGGTGGAGCAGGAGGGGCCCGAGTATTGGGATGAGGAGACGCAGAGAGCCAAGGACCTCGCACAGAATTTCCGAGCGAACCTGAACACCTTGCGCGGCTACTACAACCAGAGCGAGGCCT GGTCTCACACCCTCCAGTTGATGTACAGCTGCGACGTGGGGCCAGGCGGGCGTCTTCTCCGCGGGTTCTGGCAGTACGCCTACGACGGCAGAGATTACATCTCCCTGAACGAGGACCTGCGCTCCTGGACCGCTGCGGACACAGCGGCTCAGATCACCAAGCGCAAGTTGGAGGCGGCAGGTGATGCGGAGAGAAAGAGGAACTACCTGGAGGGCACGTGTGTGGAGTGGCTCCGCAGATACCTGGAGAACGGGAAGGACACGCTGCTGCGCGCAG ACCCTCCAAAGGCACATGTGACCCATCACCCCATCTCTGACCATGAGGTCACCCTgaggtgctgggccctgggcttctACCCTGAGGAGATCTCAGTGATCTGGCAGCATGACGGGGAGGACCAGACCCAGGACATGGAGCTTGTGGAGACCAGGCCTTCAGGGGACAGGACCTTCCAGAAGTGGGCGGCCCTGGTGGTGCCTTCTGGAGAGGAGCAGAGATACACATGTCATGTGCAGCATGAGGGGCTTCAGGAGCCCCTCACCCTGAGATGGG aaCCTCCTCAGACCTCCTTCCTCACCATGGGCATCATTGTTGGCCTGGTTCTCCTCGTGGTGACTGTGGTGGCTGGAGCTGTGATCTGGAGGAAGAAGCGCTCAg
- the LOC122697341 gene encoding BOLA class I histocompatibility antigen, alpha chain BL3-7 isoform X11, which yields MRVMGPGTLLLLLLGVLVLSSTRAGSHSMRYFSTAVSRPGLGQPRYLEVGYVDDTQFVRFDSDAPDPRMEPRARWVEQEGPEYWDEETQRAKDLAQNFRANLNTLRGYYNQSEAWSHTLQLMYSCDVGPGGRLLRGFWQYAYDGRDYISLNEDLRSWTAADTAAQITKRKLEAAGDAERKRNYLEGTCVEWLRRYLENGKDTLLRADPPKAHVTHHPISDHEVTLRCWALGFYPEEISVIWQHDGEDQTQDMELVETRPSGDRTFQKWAALVVPSGEEQRYTCHVQHEGLQEPLTLRWEPPQTSFLTMGIIVGLVLLVVTVVAGAVIWRKKRSGKKGRTYTQAALSSDSAQGSDVSLTVPKV from the exons ATGCGAGTCATGGGGCCCGGAACCCTCCTCCTGCTGCTCTTGGGAGTCCTGGTCCTGAGCAGTACCCGGGCTG gctcCCACTCCATGAGGTATTTCAGCACCGCCGTGTCCCGGCCTGGCCTCGGGCAGCCCAGATACCTGGAAGTTGGCTACGTGGACGACACGCAGTTCGTGCGGTTCGACAGCGACGCCCCGGATCCGAGGATGGAGCCGCGGGCGCGGTGGGTGGAGCAGGAGGGGCCCGAGTATTGGGATGAGGAGACGCAGAGAGCCAAGGACCTCGCACAGAATTTCCGAGCGAACCTGAACACCTTGCGCGGCTACTACAACCAGAGCGAGGCCT GGTCTCACACCCTCCAGTTGATGTACAGCTGCGACGTGGGGCCAGGCGGGCGTCTTCTCCGCGGGTTCTGGCAGTACGCCTACGACGGCAGAGATTACATCTCCCTGAACGAGGACCTGCGCTCCTGGACCGCTGCGGACACAGCGGCTCAGATCACCAAGCGCAAGTTGGAGGCGGCAGGTGATGCGGAGAGAAAGAGGAACTACCTGGAGGGCACGTGTGTGGAGTGGCTCCGCAGATACCTGGAGAACGGGAAGGACACGCTGCTGCGCGCAG ACCCTCCAAAGGCACATGTGACCCATCACCCCATCTCTGACCATGAGGTCACCCTgaggtgctgggccctgggcttctACCCTGAGGAGATCTCAGTGATCTGGCAGCATGACGGGGAGGACCAGACCCAGGACATGGAGCTTGTGGAGACCAGGCCTTCAGGGGACAGGACCTTCCAGAAGTGGGCGGCCCTGGTGGTGCCTTCTGGAGAGGAGCAGAGATACACATGTCATGTGCAGCATGAGGGGCTTCAGGAGCCCCTCACCCTGAGATGGG aaCCTCCTCAGACCTCCTTCCTCACCATGGGCATCATTGTTGGCCTGGTTCTCCTCGTGGTGACTGTGGTGGCTGGAGCTGTGATCTGGAGGAAGAAGCGCTCAg GTAAAAAAGGACGGACCTACACCCAGGCTGCACTAA GCAGTGACAGTGCCCAGGGTTCTGATGTGTCTCTCACAGTTCCTAAAG TGTGA
- the LOC122697341 gene encoding BOLA class I histocompatibility antigen, alpha chain BL3-7 isoform X10, protein MRVMGPGTLLLLLLGVLVLSSTRAGSHSMRYFSTAVSRPGLGQPRYLEVGYVDDTQFVRFDSDAPDPRMEPRARWVEQEGPEYWDEETQRAKDLAQNFRANLNTLRGYYNQSEACGRLLRGFWQYAYDGRDYISLNEDLRSWTAADTAAQITKRKLEAAGDAERKRNYLEGTCVEWLRRYLENGKDTLLRADPPKAHVTHHPISDHEVTLRCWALGFYPEEISVIWQHDGEDQTQDMELVETRPSGDRTFQKWAALVVPSGEEQRYTCHVQHEGLQEPLTLRWEPPQTSFLTMGIIVGLVLLVVTVVAGAVIWRKKRSGKKGRTYTQAALSSDSAQGSDVSLTVPKGEILEGLDWKGDWGRGDTLGSSDL, encoded by the exons ATGCGAGTCATGGGGCCCGGAACCCTCCTCCTGCTGCTCTTGGGAGTCCTGGTCCTGAGCAGTACCCGGGCTG gctcCCACTCCATGAGGTATTTCAGCACCGCCGTGTCCCGGCCTGGCCTCGGGCAGCCCAGATACCTGGAAGTTGGCTACGTGGACGACACGCAGTTCGTGCGGTTCGACAGCGACGCCCCGGATCCGAGGATGGAGCCGCGGGCGCGGTGGGTGGAGCAGGAGGGGCCCGAGTATTGGGATGAGGAGACGCAGAGAGCCAAGGACCTCGCACAGAATTTCCGAGCGAACCTGAACACCTTGCGCGGCTACTACAACCAGAGCGAGGCCT GCGGGCGTCTTCTCCGCGGGTTCTGGCAGTACGCCTACGACGGCAGAGATTACATCTCCCTGAACGAGGACCTGCGCTCCTGGACCGCTGCGGACACAGCGGCTCAGATCACCAAGCGCAAGTTGGAGGCGGCAGGTGATGCGGAGAGAAAGAGGAACTACCTGGAGGGCACGTGTGTGGAGTGGCTCCGCAGATACCTGGAGAACGGGAAGGACACGCTGCTGCGCGCAG ACCCTCCAAAGGCACATGTGACCCATCACCCCATCTCTGACCATGAGGTCACCCTgaggtgctgggccctgggcttctACCCTGAGGAGATCTCAGTGATCTGGCAGCATGACGGGGAGGACCAGACCCAGGACATGGAGCTTGTGGAGACCAGGCCTTCAGGGGACAGGACCTTCCAGAAGTGGGCGGCCCTGGTGGTGCCTTCTGGAGAGGAGCAGAGATACACATGTCATGTGCAGCATGAGGGGCTTCAGGAGCCCCTCACCCTGAGATGGG aaCCTCCTCAGACCTCCTTCCTCACCATGGGCATCATTGTTGGCCTGGTTCTCCTCGTGGTGACTGTGGTGGCTGGAGCTGTGATCTGGAGGAAGAAGCGCTCAg GTAAAAAAGGACGGACCTACACCCAGGCTGCACTAA GCAGTGACAGTGCCCAGGGTTCTGATGTGTCTCTCACAGTTCCTAAAGGTGAGATTCTGGAGGGTCTAGATTGGAAGGGGGATTGGGGCAGAGGGGACACATTGGGCAGCAGTGATCTTTGA
- the LOC122697341 gene encoding BOLA class I histocompatibility antigen, alpha chain BL3-7 isoform X12, which yields MRVMGPGTLLLLLLGVLVLSSTRAGSHSMRYFSTAVSRPGLGQPRYLEVGYVDDTQFVRFDSDAPDPRMEPRARWVEQEGPEYWDEETQRAKDLAQNFRANLNTLRGYYNQSEAWSHTLQLMYSCDVGPGGRLLRGFWQYAYDGRDYISLNEDLRSWTAADTAAQITKRKLEAAGDAERKRNYLEGTCVEWLRRYLENGKDTLLRADPPKAHVTHHPISDHEVTLRCWALGFYPEEISVIWQHDGEDQTQDMELVETRPSGDRTFQKWAALVVPSGEEQRYTCHVQHEGLQEPLTLRWEPPQTSFLTMGIIVGLVLLVVTVVAGAVIWRKKRSGKKGRTYTQAALSSDSAQGSDVSLTVPKV from the exons ATGCGAGTCATGGGGCCCGGAACCCTCCTCCTGCTGCTCTTGGGAGTCCTGGTCCTGAGCAGTACCCGGGCTG gctcCCACTCCATGAGGTATTTCAGCACCGCCGTGTCCCGGCCTGGCCTCGGGCAGCCCAGATACCTGGAAGTTGGCTACGTGGACGACACGCAGTTCGTGCGGTTCGACAGCGACGCCCCGGATCCGAGGATGGAGCCGCGGGCGCGGTGGGTGGAGCAGGAGGGGCCCGAGTATTGGGATGAGGAGACGCAGAGAGCCAAGGACCTCGCACAGAATTTCCGAGCGAACCTGAACACCTTGCGCGGCTACTACAACCAGAGCGAGGCCT GGTCTCACACCCTCCAGTTGATGTACAGCTGCGACGTGGGGCCAGGCGGGCGTCTTCTCCGCGGGTTCTGGCAGTACGCCTACGACGGCAGAGATTACATCTCCCTGAACGAGGACCTGCGCTCCTGGACCGCTGCGGACACAGCGGCTCAGATCACCAAGCGCAAGTTGGAGGCGGCAGGTGATGCGGAGAGAAAGAGGAACTACCTGGAGGGCACGTGTGTGGAGTGGCTCCGCAGATACCTGGAGAACGGGAAGGACACGCTGCTGCGCGCAG ACCCTCCAAAGGCACATGTGACCCATCACCCCATCTCTGACCATGAGGTCACCCTgaggtgctgggccctgggcttctACCCTGAGGAGATCTCAGTGATCTGGCAGCATGACGGGGAGGACCAGACCCAGGACATGGAGCTTGTGGAGACCAGGCCTTCAGGGGACAGGACCTTCCAGAAGTGGGCGGCCCTGGTGGTGCCTTCTGGAGAGGAGCAGAGATACACATGTCATGTGCAGCATGAGGGGCTTCAGGAGCCCCTCACCCTGAGATGGG aaCCTCCTCAGACCTCCTTCCTCACCATGGGCATCATTGTTGGCCTGGTTCTCCTCGTGGTGACTGTGGTGGCTGGAGCTGTGATCTGGAGGAAGAAGCGCTCAg GTAAAAAAGGACGGACCTACACCCAGGCTGCACTAA GCAGTGACAGTGCCCAGGGTTCTGATGTGTCTCTCACAGTTCCTAAAG
- the LOC122697341 gene encoding BOLA class I histocompatibility antigen, alpha chain BL3-7 isoform X5: MRVMGPGTLLLLLLGVLVLSSTRAGSHSMRYFSTAVSRPGLGQPRYLEVGYVDDTQFVRFDSDAPDPRMEPRARWVEQEGPEYWDEETQRAKDLAQNFRANLNTLRGYYNQSEAWSHTLQLMYSCDVGPGGRLLRGFWQYAYDGRDYISLNEDLRSWTAADTAAQITKRKLEAAGDAERKRNYLEGTCVEWLRRYLENGKDTLLRADPPKAHVTHHPISDHEVTLRCWALGFYPEEISVIWQHDGEDQTQDMELVETRPSGDRTFQKWAALVVPSGEEQRYTCHVQHEGLQEPLTLRWEPPQTSFLTMGIIVGLVLLVVTVVAGAVIWRKKRSGKKGRTYTQAALSSDSAQGSDVSLTVPKGEILEGLDWKGDWGRGDTLGSSDL, encoded by the exons ATGCGAGTCATGGGGCCCGGAACCCTCCTCCTGCTGCTCTTGGGAGTCCTGGTCCTGAGCAGTACCCGGGCTG gctcCCACTCCATGAGGTATTTCAGCACCGCCGTGTCCCGGCCTGGCCTCGGGCAGCCCAGATACCTGGAAGTTGGCTACGTGGACGACACGCAGTTCGTGCGGTTCGACAGCGACGCCCCGGATCCGAGGATGGAGCCGCGGGCGCGGTGGGTGGAGCAGGAGGGGCCCGAGTATTGGGATGAGGAGACGCAGAGAGCCAAGGACCTCGCACAGAATTTCCGAGCGAACCTGAACACCTTGCGCGGCTACTACAACCAGAGCGAGGCCT GGTCTCACACCCTCCAGTTGATGTACAGCTGCGACGTGGGGCCAGGCGGGCGTCTTCTCCGCGGGTTCTGGCAGTACGCCTACGACGGCAGAGATTACATCTCCCTGAACGAGGACCTGCGCTCCTGGACCGCTGCGGACACAGCGGCTCAGATCACCAAGCGCAAGTTGGAGGCGGCAGGTGATGCGGAGAGAAAGAGGAACTACCTGGAGGGCACGTGTGTGGAGTGGCTCCGCAGATACCTGGAGAACGGGAAGGACACGCTGCTGCGCGCAG ACCCTCCAAAGGCACATGTGACCCATCACCCCATCTCTGACCATGAGGTCACCCTgaggtgctgggccctgggcttctACCCTGAGGAGATCTCAGTGATCTGGCAGCATGACGGGGAGGACCAGACCCAGGACATGGAGCTTGTGGAGACCAGGCCTTCAGGGGACAGGACCTTCCAGAAGTGGGCGGCCCTGGTGGTGCCTTCTGGAGAGGAGCAGAGATACACATGTCATGTGCAGCATGAGGGGCTTCAGGAGCCCCTCACCCTGAGATGGG aaCCTCCTCAGACCTCCTTCCTCACCATGGGCATCATTGTTGGCCTGGTTCTCCTCGTGGTGACTGTGGTGGCTGGAGCTGTGATCTGGAGGAAGAAGCGCTCAg GTAAAAAAGGACGGACCTACACCCAGGCTGCACTAA GCAGTGACAGTGCCCAGGGTTCTGATGTGTCTCTCACAGTTCCTAAAGGTGAGATTCTGGAGGGTCTAGATTGGAAGGGGGATTGGGGCAGAGGGGACACATTGGGCAGCAGTGATCTTTGA
- the LOC122697341 gene encoding BOLA class I histocompatibility antigen, alpha chain BL3-7 isoform X29 codes for MRVMGPGTLLLLLLGVLVLSSTRAGSHSMRYFSTAVSRPGLGQPRYLEVGYVDDTQFVRFDSDAPDPRMEPRARWVEQEGPEYWDEETQRAKDLAQNFRANLNTLRGYYNQSEAWSHTLQLMYSCDVGPGGRLLRGFWQYAYDGRDYISLNEDLRSWTAADTAAQITKRKLEAAGDAERKRNYLEGTCVEWLRRYLENGKDTLLRADPPKAHVTHHPISDHEVTLRCWALGFYPEEISVIWQHDGEDQTQDMELVETRPSGDRTFQKWAALVVPSGEEQRYTCHVQHEGLQEPLTLRWEPPQTSFLTMGIIVGLVLLVVTVVAGAVIWRKKRSGEKGRIYTQAASCDSALGSDVSLTVPKV; via the exons ATGCGAGTCATGGGGCCCGGAACCCTCCTCCTGCTGCTCTTGGGAGTCCTGGTCCTGAGCAGTACCCGGGCTG gctcCCACTCCATGAGGTATTTCAGCACCGCCGTGTCCCGGCCTGGCCTCGGGCAGCCCAGATACCTGGAAGTTGGCTACGTGGACGACACGCAGTTCGTGCGGTTCGACAGCGACGCCCCGGATCCGAGGATGGAGCCGCGGGCGCGGTGGGTGGAGCAGGAGGGGCCCGAGTATTGGGATGAGGAGACGCAGAGAGCCAAGGACCTCGCACAGAATTTCCGAGCGAACCTGAACACCTTGCGCGGCTACTACAACCAGAGCGAGGCCT GGTCTCACACCCTCCAGTTGATGTACAGCTGCGACGTGGGGCCAGGCGGGCGTCTTCTCCGCGGGTTCTGGCAGTACGCCTACGACGGCAGAGATTACATCTCCCTGAACGAGGACCTGCGCTCCTGGACCGCTGCGGACACAGCGGCTCAGATCACCAAGCGCAAGTTGGAGGCGGCAGGTGATGCGGAGAGAAAGAGGAACTACCTGGAGGGCACGTGTGTGGAGTGGCTCCGCAGATACCTGGAGAACGGGAAGGACACGCTGCTGCGCGCAG ACCCTCCAAAGGCACATGTGACCCATCACCCCATCTCTGACCATGAGGTCACCCTgaggtgctgggccctgggcttctACCCTGAGGAGATCTCAGTGATCTGGCAGCATGACGGGGAGGACCAGACCCAGGACATGGAGCTTGTGGAGACCAGGCCTTCAGGGGACAGGACCTTCCAGAAGTGGGCGGCCCTGGTGGTGCCTTCTGGAGAGGAGCAGAGATACACATGTCATGTGCAGCATGAGGGGCTTCAGGAGCCCCTCACCCTGAGATGGG aaCCTCCTCAGACCTCCTTCCTCACCATGGGCATCATTGTTGGCCTGGTTCTCCTCGTGGTGACTGTGGTGGCTGGAGCTGTGATCTGGAGGAAGAAGCGCTCAg